A window of the Mesotoga prima MesG1.Ag.4.2 genome harbors these coding sequences:
- a CDS encoding MFS transporter: protein MEIKRDGQFYRFAAYGFLKNLRFFDPFLILFFREMGLSFLQIGTLVSVREVATNFLELPTGIFADLFGRRLSMVFSMISYLSSFLVFYFFPNFYIYMVAMIAFAFGEAFRTGTHKAMILEYLRINDMTDIKVHYYGATRAASQLGSAINALIAAFLVFYTGSYKIVFLASVLPYAVNLVNLMMYPKELDGELKSGEKRETLKAFLGIFRSANALKGVLNSSLYDAFFKVIKEYLQPILKALALGLPIMLAFSPEQRTSVIVGVVYFVIFIATSYASKNAGRLSKKLGNEARSLNYSYIFGAILVILSGLFQIVSLQVIAVIVFFLLYILENFRRPINISYISDNIDHKTMASGLSVESQLKTLLVAIIAPIVGFLADKLGVGMALTVAGMTMLVLFFIVKLNPPENTKNIEEKNSRTAD, encoded by the coding sequence ATGGAAATAAAACGGGACGGGCAGTTCTATAGATTCGCAGCTTACGGGTTCCTTAAGAATCTTCGCTTTTTCGACCCTTTTCTTATCTTGTTCTTCAGAGAAATGGGACTTTCCTTCCTTCAGATCGGTACTCTTGTCTCCGTGCGAGAAGTAGCGACTAACTTCCTGGAACTCCCGACCGGCATATTCGCTGACCTGTTTGGAAGAAGATTGTCCATGGTTTTTTCGATGATCTCCTATCTTTCTTCTTTTTTAGTCTTTTACTTCTTTCCGAACTTCTACATATATATGGTTGCAATGATAGCTTTCGCCTTTGGGGAAGCCTTCCGTACCGGAACTCACAAAGCAATGATACTTGAGTACCTGAGAATTAATGATATGACCGATATTAAGGTTCACTACTATGGCGCAACGCGAGCCGCATCACAACTAGGTTCAGCAATAAACGCCTTGATAGCTGCCTTCCTTGTATTTTACACGGGTAGCTACAAGATAGTCTTTCTCGCCTCAGTATTGCCTTATGCCGTAAACCTCGTGAATTTGATGATGTACCCCAAGGAACTTGATGGTGAACTGAAATCCGGGGAGAAAAGAGAAACATTGAAAGCCTTCCTGGGGATTTTCAGAAGTGCCAATGCACTCAAAGGTGTTCTCAACTCGTCACTGTATGATGCTTTCTTCAAAGTCATCAAGGAGTATCTGCAGCCAATTCTAAAGGCTCTCGCCCTTGGTCTTCCGATAATGCTTGCCTTCAGCCCGGAGCAGAGAACCTCCGTAATCGTAGGAGTCGTATATTTCGTGATCTTCATCGCCACAAGCTATGCTTCTAAGAATGCCGGAAGGTTGAGCAAAAAACTGGGAAACGAGGCGAGATCGCTGAATTACTCTTATATATTCGGGGCGATATTAGTCATACTGAGCGGGTTATTTCAAATAGTATCTCTTCAAGTAATCGCAGTGATAGTATTCTTCCTGCTCTACATTCTGGAGAATTTCAGAAGACCAATCAATATAAGCTACATAAGCGATAACATAGACCACAAAACTATGGCATCAGGTCTATCTGTCGAATCTCAGTTGAAGACTCTGCTGGTGGCAATAATAGCGCCCATAGTTGGATTCCTTGCGGACAAGTTGGGAGTAGGTATGGCATTGACTGTTGCTGGAATGACGATGCTCGTACTCTTTTTTATCGTCAAACTGAATCCCCCAGAAAATACCAAAAACATCGAAGAGAAGAATTCACGGACGGCTGATTGA